Proteins encoded within one genomic window of Saccharopolyspora pogona:
- a CDS encoding NYN domain-containing protein, with translation MDSAQQAGGGPLIDWDALPGPLRLRLAELAAGALDEMRASDVPAQLRPVGRFAPAKRAKLGQPVLIAALRDYGVFHTAVVDWCRNHRPGALAFDDADPVAVAAAAVLLGSPIAPHYVELIAFRTEQGQLRAERDSATARVERLNADVERLRGELTEAKQIADRVGGENSAEADRLRKRLREQGVRLKEAKDAAEHARSELEKVRAEREAALGEIAAERDRERTRAQDERRRAERASAEVEVARQSAREARQGDEVRLALLLETLEGAVGGLRRELGASGSGPRPADVVQRVRAHSGATGEVPDVAALDRLLALPAVHLIVDGYNVTKTGYPELPLSDQRDRLAHQLAALSARTGAEVTVVFDGADVLAVPTAGPRGVRVLFSEAGVQADDVIRDLVSAEPKGRQVVVATSDRAVVTSVRRRGAYAVSSAMLLARLNRV, from the coding sequence GTGGACAGTGCGCAGCAGGCCGGTGGTGGCCCGCTGATCGACTGGGACGCGCTGCCCGGCCCGCTCCGCCTCCGGCTGGCGGAACTCGCTGCCGGCGCATTGGACGAGATGCGCGCGTCGGACGTGCCGGCGCAGCTTCGCCCGGTGGGCCGCTTCGCCCCCGCCAAGCGGGCCAAGCTGGGCCAACCTGTGCTGATCGCCGCGCTGCGCGACTACGGGGTGTTCCACACCGCCGTTGTGGACTGGTGCCGCAACCACCGCCCCGGGGCACTCGCCTTCGACGACGCCGACCCGGTCGCGGTCGCCGCGGCCGCCGTGCTGCTCGGCTCGCCGATCGCGCCGCACTACGTGGAACTGATCGCGTTCCGCACCGAACAGGGCCAGCTGCGTGCCGAACGCGACTCCGCGACGGCGCGAGTCGAACGGCTGAACGCCGACGTCGAGCGGCTGCGCGGCGAACTCACCGAAGCCAAGCAGATCGCCGACCGGGTAGGTGGCGAGAACAGTGCGGAGGCGGACCGGCTGCGCAAGCGCCTGCGGGAGCAGGGCGTGCGTCTCAAGGAAGCCAAGGACGCCGCGGAGCACGCGCGCAGCGAGCTGGAGAAGGTCCGCGCGGAGCGCGAGGCTGCGCTCGGGGAGATCGCCGCGGAGCGGGACCGCGAGCGGACGCGAGCGCAGGACGAGCGACGGCGCGCGGAGCGCGCGAGCGCCGAGGTGGAGGTGGCGCGACAGTCCGCCCGAGAGGCCCGTCAGGGCGACGAGGTGCGGCTGGCGCTGCTGCTGGAGACGCTGGAGGGCGCCGTAGGCGGCCTGCGGCGCGAGCTCGGGGCGAGCGGGAGCGGGCCGCGTCCCGCGGACGTCGTGCAGCGGGTGCGGGCGCATTCCGGCGCGACCGGCGAGGTGCCGGACGTCGCCGCGTTGGACCGGTTGTTGGCGTTGCCCGCCGTGCATCTGATCGTCGACGGCTACAACGTGACCAAGACCGGGTATCCGGAATTGCCGCTTTCCGATCAGCGGGATCGGTTGGCGCACCAGTTGGCCGCGTTGTCGGCGCGGACTGGCGCGGAGGTCACCGTGGTCTTCGACGGCGCCGACGTGCTGGCGGTGCCGACCGCCGGGCCGCGCGGGGTCCGGGTGTTGTTCAGCGAGGCCGGGGTCCAGGCCGACGACGTCATCCGGGATCTCGTCTCCGCCGAGCCGAAGGGGCGTCAAGTCGTGGTGGCGACCTCGGACCGGGCCGTGGTCACCTCCGTCCGCCGGCGGGGCGCTTATGCCGTTTCGTCCGCGATGTTGCTGGCGCGGCTGAACCGGGTCTAG
- a CDS encoding C40 family peptidase — MESHRLKRSLRGALAATAVAAVVGMTSGPALADPQLPNNASDAAKQVQELQHQAEQLTEDAKKAEDDHNAKKDELDRANQEAGQAEQVANQARAEEGRFRGQVDQLTHASYQGARLNKLSALLVSETPDDFLDRASALDVLAKDNNDAIKALTSARQQAETAERAAQDARNRAVQAETDAARIAEDLDQKTKAMQEQIAKARQRYNELSSADRDSLKSDGETGVGSIAGAGAAVAAVNAALSKQGSSYVWGAKGPSTFDCSGLTYWAYQKAGVTIGGSTKTQVGEGRSVSASDLKPGDLIFFYSPVSHVAMYIGNGKAVHAPTEGDVVKVADYKKIGPITAIRRIAG, encoded by the coding sequence GTGGAGTCGCACCGACTTAAACGCTCTTTGCGAGGTGCCCTGGCCGCAACCGCGGTCGCAGCCGTCGTTGGTATGACCTCCGGGCCGGCGCTCGCAGACCCGCAACTCCCGAACAACGCCTCAGACGCGGCCAAGCAGGTGCAGGAGCTCCAGCACCAGGCCGAACAGCTCACCGAGGACGCCAAGAAGGCCGAAGACGACCACAACGCCAAGAAGGACGAGCTCGACCGGGCGAACCAGGAGGCCGGCCAGGCCGAACAGGTCGCCAACCAGGCCCGCGCCGAGGAAGGGCGGTTCCGCGGCCAGGTCGACCAGCTCACCCACGCGTCCTACCAGGGTGCCCGGCTGAACAAGCTGTCGGCGCTGCTGGTGAGCGAAACCCCGGACGACTTCCTGGACCGCGCGTCCGCGCTGGACGTGCTGGCGAAGGACAACAACGACGCGATCAAGGCGCTGACCTCGGCGCGGCAGCAGGCCGAAACCGCCGAGCGCGCCGCGCAGGATGCCCGCAACCGCGCCGTGCAGGCCGAAACGGATGCCGCGCGCATCGCCGAAGACCTGGACCAGAAGACCAAGGCGATGCAGGAGCAGATCGCCAAGGCCAGGCAGCGCTACAACGAGCTCAGCAGTGCGGACCGCGACTCGCTGAAGTCCGACGGTGAGACGGGCGTGGGCTCGATCGCCGGTGCCGGTGCGGCGGTCGCCGCGGTGAACGCCGCGCTGAGCAAGCAGGGCTCGAGCTACGTGTGGGGCGCGAAGGGGCCGTCGACCTTCGACTGCTCCGGGTTGACCTACTGGGCCTACCAGAAGGCCGGCGTGACCATCGGCGGCTCGACCAAGACCCAGGTCGGCGAGGGCCGCAGCGTCTCCGCCAGCGACCTCAAGCCGGGCGACCTGATCTTCTTCTACAGCCCGGTCAGCCACGTCGCCATGTACATCGGTAACGGCAAGGCGGTGCACGCCCCCACCGAGGGCGACGTCGTCAAGGTGGCCGACTACAAGAAGATCGGCCCGATTACGGCGATCCGCCGCATCGCGGGCTGA